One region of Drosophila subobscura isolate 14011-0131.10 chromosome J, UCBerk_Dsub_1.0, whole genome shotgun sequence genomic DNA includes:
- the LOC117893959 gene encoding trypsin beta — MRNLLNALLLLLLCGHRLQATSLNNRIVGGVELPIRLTPWLASLSVQGNHSCGAALINSRWLVTAAHCVPHPERYSVRAGSSSVLAGGQQRAVVKILVHAGFNPRTLLHDIALLQTREPFKLGSSVQLVKLPLPGLSVLPKTLLVAGWGTVHERANATETRLRGTLVQLIDQRRCRRLYGAWGRAITDNMLCAAAAGKDHCYGDSGSPLVHRGSSYGIVSFAHGCANPRFPGVYTRLANYVSWIFAVLKSEEN; from the coding sequence ATGAGGAATCTGCTGaatgctctgctgctcctactgctgTGTGGCCACAGATTGCAGGCAACATCCCTCAACAATCGCATTGTGGGTGGCGTGGAGCTACCCATCCGCCTGACACCCTGGCTGGCATCGCTCTCGGTCCAGGGCAATCATAGCTGCGGCGCGGCTTTGATCAACTCGCGCTGGCTCGTGACGGCGGCCCACTGCGTGCCCCATCCGGAGCGTTACTCGGTGCGTGCTGGATCCTCCTCCGTTCTGGCGGGCGGACAACAAAGGGCTGTGGTGAAGATCCTCGTACATGCAGGCTTCAATCCGCGCACTCTGCTCCATGACATTGCGCTGCTGCAAACGCGTGAGCCCTTCAAGCTGGGCAGCAGCGTGCAGCTGGTaaaactgccactgcccggGCTCAGTGTGCTGCCCAAGACGCTGCTCGTCGCCGGCTGGGGCACTGTGCATGAGAGAGCAAACGCCACGGAGACCCGACTGCGTGGCACGCTGGTGCAGCTCATCGATCAGCGTCGCTGTCGTCGACTCTATGGCGCATGGGGACGTGCCATCACGGACAACATGCTctgtgcggcagcagctggcaagGATCACTGCTACGGCGACTCGGGCTCTCCGCTGGTGCATCGCGGCAGCAGCTACGGCATTGTGTCCTTTGCCCACGGCTGTGCCAATCCACGTTTCCCCGGGGTCTACACGCGACTGGCCAACTATGTGTCCTGGATATTTGCAGTGCtgaaaagtgaagaaaattaa
- the LOC117893448 gene encoding trypsin beta-like, with protein sequence MDCRPSGRGSAIGVAILAWLWLQQQQQTLAYQMGENVSYPQSALGGYYLDNGTHYLLYEQQRVQRPSFLSLSHFGNISSNPGVNALEMQDYLPTRIIGGKRIKCSRAPYQCAVIYENYFICGCVIINRRWVLTAHHCIVGGAGKYEIRAGTTQQRRGGELRRVKTIVAHAGYDDYTMRNDLAMMKLRKPLQYNRCVKPVRLPSPKLTRLPACYLVSGWGLAAANAQNVQRYLRGVRVCKVRRGRCQQMYKGTGVKIYKDMICAARRGKDSCSGDSGGPLVHGNTLYGIVSFGIGCANRNYPGVYVNVKRFVPWINKVKRKY encoded by the coding sequence ATGGATTGCAGGCCAAGTGGAAGAGGAAGTGCCATTGGAGTTGCCATCCTtgcgtggctgtggctgcagcagcagcagcagactctgGCATATCAAATGGGGGAAAATGTCAGCTACCCGCAGTCAGCGCTGGGCGGCTACTACCTGGACAATGGCACCCACTATCTGCTGTACGAGCAACAGAGAGTGCAGCGTCCCAGCTTCCTGTCGCTCTCCCACTTTGGCAACATCTCCAGCAACCCGGGCGTCAATGCTCTGGAGATGCAGGACTATCTGCCCACGAGGATAATTGGCGGCAAGAGGATCAAGTGCTCGCGTGCGCCCTACCAGTGTGCTGTCATCTACGAGAATTACTTCATCTGCGGCTGTGTGATCATCAATCGTCGCTGGGTGCTCACCGCCCATCACTGCATTGTGGGCGGGGCCGGCAAGTACGAGATTCGAGCGGGCACCACGCAGCAGCGTCGCGGCGGTGAGCTGCGCCGCGTCAAGACGATCGTCGCCCATGCCGGCTACGACGATTACACGATGAGAAACGATCTGGCCATGATGAAGCTGCGCAAGCCGCTCCAATACAATCGCTGCGTGAAGCCGGTGCGTCTGCCCTCGCCGAAGCTGACGCGTCTGCCGGCGTGCTACCTCGTCAGCGGTTGGGGCTTGGCCGCCGCGAATGCCCAGAACGTGCAGCGTTACCTGCGcggcgtgcgtgtgtgcaagGTGCGGCGTGGCAGGTGCCAGCAGATGTACAAGGGCACCGGCGTCAAGATCTACAAGGACATGATCTGCGCCGCACGGCGCGGCAAGGACAGCTGCTCGGGTGACTCGGGCGGGCCGCTGGTGCACGGCAACACGCTCTACGGCATTGTGTCCTTTGGCATTGGCTGCGCCAATCGCAATTATCCCGGGGTCTATGTGAATGTGAAGCGTTTTGTGCCGTGGATCAATAAGGTTAAGCGGAAGTATTAG